Within Oncorhynchus keta strain PuntledgeMale-10-30-2019 chromosome 3, Oket_V2, whole genome shotgun sequence, the genomic segment ATCTCAATGGTGGTGGACACAGCCAAGTCTGACCCTTTTTTTTGGCATTCAGGTTTCTTTCCCACGGCTCCTCTGTGGCTTTTCATTCACACTGATTTGAGGGCATTTTAATCGTCACGTTTGTGGCACGTACAATTTAACAGACCGCATGTCAAGGTGACAATATGCCCACAATTTATATTCTGCATTTAATGACTATCTAAATttagttaaaaaaaaacaaaaaaaacattgagaCCAACAGCTCGCAGTTGTTGATTCATGCTCTTGGCAAGCTTTAACTCATCTTGCAAACACCAGCCTCTCTAGCTCACTGTGTATTTAGACTAAGCTCTACCCCGAGTTACTCACACTTAAAACAATGTATTTCCTGTTATGGTGGTAACATTGCCTGGCATTGCATTgggcataagaacagcccttagctgtggtatattggccatatatcacacccactcgggccttattgcttaaataacgcATGGTATATCAGCACGGTAGAATTAAATGGTTATAGTTCATTCTTACATGTcctatgtttgagctgcttttgaaagcaagtttggtagtgagtggaaaccccaactggatgcttcacatttatacatcctgTGAAATATCTGGCTCTAAGAATTACTAGAatgggcttggaacctctaaaCCTGTCAGTCTAACTGGTATTCTCATGGATACGTGCAATGGCGGACCTGGTATTGTGATTTAAGATTGCCACGGTTACCAGGCTTCCGAGTCTTGGACGACATGACTTGGAAATGGCTTGATAAATAAAGTAGAATAAAAGTTGTATTAAAATGGGCTGATGACTTTGAAAAGAGTTTGCAGACGAGATGGCTAGCTGATCGGGTCATTGATTTAGCAAGCTCAATGCTAAAAACATAGCTAGCTGAGCAGGTAAGATAGCCAGCATGGTTAAATAAATCATGCAATCTGTAGATCTTTACTCACCGTGACAACATTGGATAACTTTCTAAAGGAAATGTTTTTCAGTCTTCTGCACTATAACTGTACTGTAGCCAACGACCTAGCAAACTAGATACTTTTGGACAGTGACGGCCTGTCGTTTTACGATTTCAGAGTTAGCCTGTGTCACGTAgagtaaaaaaaaatctaataaatcAAGTTTGAACTTGTTGTATTAGAGTGCCCTCTAATGGTAAAGAATTGGCATTGATTATAGCATACTTTCTGCACTGTAATGCCAGATGCATGCAATGAATTAATGCTTTTTTTTCATGAGGATAGCAATAAAAAGGGTGAATAAATTCCCTGTGCATGTGCCTTTACTGACTGCCACAAAGTAACCGGAGGAGTGGAGTTAAATTCTAATAATTACCTTCCATAGGTATAAAACTTTGAATTAGTGTTCATTAGTTGTAACATCACAGAACTAGAATGCGATTGTATTCATTTAACACATACATTCATAATCAAAACTGAAGGCAcattaaaattaaattaaatatgtTTATTATGAAACATACACGCTACctcaccaaaagtatgtggacacccttcaaaTGAGAGGATTTGGCTTTTTCAGCCAAACTTGTTGCTGACGGGTGTATTAAAATCAAGCACCCAGCCATGCAAttgcctaattgcccaacatccatgcccaacctcactaatgctcttgtggctgaatggaatcatAGTGGAAAGGCTTCCCAGAAGGGTGGATGCTGTTGTAGCAAcaaatgggggaccaactccatattaatggccatgactttggaatgagatgttcgatgagcagatATCcacttacactacatgaccaaaagtatgttttAGATTCCCAGGAATGAGAAATGGCAGTGTCACTACTTATGCAGCAGGCAtttcaaaataaaatgtaaaaaatcagACATTCACATGTGACACTTAGGGAAGACTCATTCCCTACAGAATTTGAGGTATGGAATTACACATTCACTACAAAGGAGTTTTTGTTGAGGAGTTATCCTCAACATATCTATGTAATTAAACACATTAATTTATTTGTACCATTTTTATATCTGGCAATTCCGCTTGCTTCCACGAGCCCAACCCCAAAGACAGTTTGCTGTGTAAACATCCAGTAAAAGATCTACATCACTGTAGATTCAGTCATAATGCAAACAGTTTGCAGactgttcttttttttttttttttttttaattgcatGTTGCTTTGTAGAAAGGGGAACCATGACTATGCTAGAATGAGTCCTAGTAAGAGTTCAGAGGCACTCATTCGCAGCCTGGATCATGACTCGCAAGACCCTATACTTGACCTACAAGACCCTATTCCAAGTCTTACACTCAACTCTCTCAGGAACTCTATACCCTGTAAGCAGTCCATAGATACCCACTACACATACAAAAATTAGAGGCCAAGTCATAGCGAGTCACTAGTTGGCTCCTTGTGGAGCCTTCTTGCCCGGGACATAATGAATGCATTTGTATTATTCCGTTTGCAAACATCTGTGGTGCCTATAACGTTACATAATCTACCTGTGATTGTTGTTCATTAGACTGTGTACCTATCAACAGGTTAGCTAGGAGCTAATGTCTTATCTCGGAGTCATTAATTTCCATATAATTTTCACAAGAAAAAAACTCACTGCACCACGTAACATTAGCCTACTTCAACACTGTCCTCTATCAATCAGGCTAGCTAGCCAGATGGTTTAATGTGACTTTTTATacccaggtttttttttttttttgtgatttaAAAAATCTATATCATTATGATTTCTAATAAGGTACACAAAACAGGTGCACATAGACAGAGAACCAAGTGACAACCTAACCCAAGCTAATGTTATCTACGTCTCACCTAGCTAAgttaacgttggctagctaacgtAAACTCGTACATTGCCCTGGTCtgtacaattgcccttattttagcgccccaaaaacgtaatacttccagatcaactgtaatgtcaataccattgtaaagcacaaatTCCCCTTTCCAAgagaatcaattacatgacctaaacactacccgtttctgcataattcaagcaggcaatgagccccgtctggtctttttaaaaatggcgggtggcaAAGCGAAACTAATGCATGATAGTGAGAGATGTCCatgtgggaaaattgctttttttccaCTCAATCTGTCCAatttatcaccttatcgcctccaaaatgtaaataaaacactataaagagtttatatgatgtgtcattacatacctatttgaatcgggtttttagggcggtaataaagtgatcttagaagtaaacaatGTTTTTGAGAATGATTATCGCATACAATGATGacgcaaaaaatgactaggtatcccccgtcactgtccttctgtagctcagttggtagagcatggcgcttgtaacgccagggtagtgggttcaatccccgggaccacccatactagaatgtatgcacacatgactgtgtcgctttggataaaagcgtctgctaaatggcatatattatatatattattcttgtttttaaaggatgagagaattgctacacctggtggagagagattgtaagacagaagtagttgctttatgcgtgctgtataCTGTACGTTAAGTAAGACATGCCACGTCTAGATGTAACTGAGGGTCCGTTTTTTtccaacttttctccaatactatagagccattaccatgtcgatcaacgcttgaatataAACAGTTCACACCCctgattttgaagtcaacacaatAGCTACAGTCCCatttagttttctttgtagccacATTTGAATGTCTGCGGTTGGGCACATTGGTACGGAACTGGGGATCAGTGAAATGTAGGCTAAACTGACAACGGCGTGAAGAGCAGAAATTTCAACTAGCAAGCAAGTCGCAGTAAAGAAAAACGCGGGGGGGGGGGATTCTGGCAGggggagatttttttttttcggcacaacaccggcaaatgaacacatttttaTCTCgggcaaatgtgttaaattatagccatAATCAACTCTATGCGTTCTCTCGAAAATAATGCAACTCTGTGGAAGGTATGTTCCATGACGCGCTACTTTCCATAGAACGCATCGTTATGCCTCGATCACACCACCGACAGTGTTTATGCAGTTTTCTACACCCGAATTGTATTAATTTACAATGGAACGCTGCGTTTGACTTGCTGCATTGAAGCAGTGTGGTGTGTGGTGCATATGTTGGACTTATCGAACGTGTGCGTCAAACTGTGTacacggcttgacagaaatggtagcagaaggtgaatgttgaacttttgttccacacatatccagatgatgctgttACATTTGGCTCAGAACACAATCGGGTCTATCGTTGTAATTGAGGGGTTAATTGATTATGGGCGGCACCTTAGCGCTCACTTTCTGTTACTGTCAGTTTTTATCCGAgctattgtgtgtatgtatggggcggcagggaagcctagtggttgcaagttcaaatccccgagctgatctATCGATCAAATCTATCgatttgcccctgaacaggcagttaactaggcagtcattgaaaataagaagttgttcttaactgtcttagCTGTGATTTGTATTTAACTAGTTAACGTGTGACGATATGGGTGTCATCCCATCCACATAAAATAAGTGAGGCTTCTTTCATTTTCTGATGTAATTTTCTGGAGAAGTGGCACAATTATGGCCTTTTATTCCTCTTTTGCTAATATAAACAACCATCCCCCTCCCTCAAAGACCGATTTGTAAACAGTGCCCCACCCTGTGAGCAAACTGTTGGAATGTTCGATGTTTCCCCATACCCGCGCTTCACATACGTTGCCTCAACTTGCTGTTGGTGAATTTCTTATGAGGAGTAGCTTATTGTCAAACTGGATTTGTTCATTCCGCGACACAGCAGCAACAAGGTAACACGTTTTGTTGTCAATTATGTAGTCTACACATTTTAAACGAATACGACTCTCAACACGGAATTTGCTTTCTCCATTATACTGTATTGATACGGCAATAACAAAATGCTTACAAAGTCATAGACGCGGTGTGTTTTATGAAATAACATTGTTACTGAGCTGTGGGCTAATTCCTCACCTGAAAGCACTTTTCGCTGGCATTTGAACGGATAGTTTGCTTCCTAAAATTAGCAGTCTCGTATCCTGAACGAGAGCACGCTTGCTTGTCGAAATTATGCGGTCCTGTGTGTGTACAATATTATGTGTGTATTTATACAGTGTTGGGGGAAAAGTACCCtattgtcatatttgagtaaaatgAAAGCTACTTTTACTTGAGCCATGTTCCattgagtcacccagtaaaatactacttgagtaaaagtctcaaattatttggttttaagggtacttaagtatcaaaagtaaaagtttgaaattccttatattaagcgaACTAGACGgaactgttgtttttattttttatttacggatagccaggggcacgctccgaCACTCaggcataatttacaaatgaCTCGTGTGTTTAGTGTGTCTGCCAGATCAAAGGCAGTGGGAATGACCTGGTATGTTCCCTTGATGTGTAGGAGTTGGACCATTTTCCTCTCTTGCTAAGCATtccaaatgtaatgagtactttttgATGTCGGGAATaatgtatgaagtaaaaagtacataattttctttaggaatgtagtgaagtaaaatatgtataaaaaaaatataaatagtaaagtacagatgccccccaaaactacttaagtatgACTCTAAAGAAATTTGACTTGAGTACTTTACGTGTTTGCGCGTGTACGCTACCATtaaaacgtttggggtcacttagaaatgtccttgtttttgaaataaaaaaaattttgttcattaaaataacatcaattgatcagaaataaagtGCAGACATTGTtgctgatttttatttttttaaatgataaggATTATCAACAttggcatacagaggcccatttatcagcaatcatcactcctgtgttccaatggcgtGTTGTTAGCAAATCCAAGATTCTAAtttcaaaaggctaattgatcattggaaaacccttttgcaattatgttagctgaaaacggttgttctgatttaaaggagcaataaaactggctttaagactagttgagtattaggagaatcagcatttgtgggttcgattacaggctcaaattggccagaaacaaaactttcttctgaaactcgtcagtctgttcttgttcgagaaatgaaggctgttccatgtgagaaattgccatgAAACTGAaaatctcatacaacgctgtctgctagtcccttcacagaacagcgcaaactggatCTAATGAGAATAGAAAGAgtaggaggccccggtgcacaactgagcaagatgacaagtacattagagtagcttcattaaatagtacctgcaaaacagtAGTCCCTATGTCAACAGTGGGACTactgctccagatactcaactagtctaaagaatgccagttttattgcttctttaatcagaaaagttttcagctgtgattacataattgcaaaatgtttttctaatgatcaattagcctttgtaaaatgatacatttggattagctaactcagcgtgccattggaacacaggagtgatggttgctcataatgggcctctgtacacctatgcagatattccatttaaaaaaatcagccatttccagctagaatagtcatttacaacattaacattgtctgcactgtatttctgaccaatttttatattttaatggacaaaatgtgcttttatttcaaaaacaaggacatttctaaccccaaacctttgaacgtgTGTGAGAGAATCTGTTGAATGGGTGATTTTTAATGCACTCTACATTATGAATATTGGACTTTTACCATTTATAGATGGCTCATTTTTTTATTCTACAATTAATACATCTGCTTTGTCATCACACGATTCAATAGATTACATACATTATATAATAGGCTTTGTAACACACAGTTTGTCAAAGTAATGTGTGAATGCTTGTAAATGTGTTTTGAATTGTTTTAAgaattattttttttctctcccattTTAGGACAAAATTGTCGCAGCAAGTTCAACCCCAAACCTTGGTAGGATGGATTAACCTCTAGATTTGCCTGATTGGACACTCCAGGTGTCGGCAGCACCCAATGTCCTTTCTACATGATGAGTGTGACCTGAGGAGGACTCTGGGTTTGTTAGACCGAACCGCTAACACTTCTGGACTCTTCCACCCAAGTTTCTCCCCCCGTTTGCCACTCGTACGGCACGGGGACTGACATGAAGAAAGTAGCCCAGTGGTCAACGGAGGACGTGCGCCAGTGGCTGACCAATGAGGGAATGCAGGAATACTCTGAGGCCTTCCTCCACCTAGACGGCCAGGGCCTCCTGCAGCTCTCCAAGGCGGACTTCCAGACCGCCCCTCTGGTCCTTGTCACCTCGGACAGAGGCAGACAGCTTTTGGACAAGTTGGAGACTCTCAGAatagagcaccacattgaagcacATAAAAATGGGCATGCCAACGGACACTCCATCTTGACCGTCATCAATGAGGTAAATGGGAACAAGCCCAAGAGTAACGGTCTGATCAATGGGTTTCACAAGGAACGGGTTCAGATCCACATGCCTGAGATCAACCGCTCTCCGTTCCCTGAAGAGTGGGGGAAGACTGGCGTGGCTTGCATCTATGCCATGGTCTGCTTCGTCTGCACCACCATCATTATCTCTGTGGTCCACGAACGCGTGCCTCCCAAAGAGGCTACTCCGCCCCTACCAGACAAGTTCTTTGACTTTTTCGACCGAGTAGACTGGGCTTTTTCCATATGCGAAATCAACGGCATGATACTGGTCGGCCTGTGGCTTCTACAGTTGACACTGTTAAAATATAGGTAAATGAACAAGATAAGTTACAATCATTTGATAACGACTTGAATTCTAACATCCGGAACGTATTGAAGGATCCAGTCCATGTTAAAGTATGTTTTGCCATGTGCTGATTAAGCGCTCCAGCAAGTCTTGATTCTGTATGTACTACTTTCTCGTCCTCAGGTCCATCGTTGGTCGACGTTTCTTCTTCATAGTTGGCACACTGTACCTATACAGGTGTATCACCATGTACATAACCACACTCCCTGTGccaggaatgcatttcaagtGCTCTCCTAAGGTACTTGCCACTTCTCCCTGGGCTGAGAAATATAGACTTTTTGTTGCATTATTTAATTATGCaaaaacatacaggtaactgccaaaataaagaaaatgcCAACATAGTTTCTTAATGGGGCGTTGGGCCTCCACGAGCCAGAACGGCTTCAGTGCGCCTTGGCATATATTCTGctagtgtctggaactctattggatggGTGCAACACCATTGGTCCACTAAATTCCATAATTCTTttttgttgatgatggtggtggaaaatgctgtctcaAGCCcctctccagaatctcccataagtgttcaattgggttgagatgaaggccatggcatatggtttacatcgttttcatgctcatcaaaccattcagtgaccactcgtacCCAGTGGACCACATAGCTATGGTAGCAAAAACAAGGACCTGCCAAGCAtgtttatacatgaccctaattATGGGACGTTAATTGCTTTATTAACTCAGGAACCAGACTTGTGTGGacgcacctgctttcaatatactttgtatccctcaattactcaagtgtttccattattttgggcAGTTACCTGTAGCATACTAAGTGAAATGACTGTGTAGTTAGTAGCTTGTCTTAACATGTCTGTGAACCTCAGAGGTCGATGTTGAAAGTGCTGAGTGAGAAGGCTCTGAGAATAGCATTTTTTTTATGTGGATGATGAGAAAACCAAAATTATTTTCCAGCTGTTGACCCCTTATGGTCCCAATGTTCCAATGCAGGCAGGATTTTAAAAGGcagataaaaaataaaagaaataACTGGAGATGTTCTCACGGTAAATGACAACAGATGATTTTTGCCTCTTTGaaggtttattttttatttgtggcATGTTAGTCATGTTTTTAAGGATAGTAGATGGCATTTGTCAATTTGATTTAGACCCATGTCATCAGCAGTTTCGCAGCCATGCTATAGTAAAAGCTGATATATTCCCTCAAATTAAGTTGACTGTTTTTTTTATCTGTAGCCAACATTTTATATGGTCTTAAGACTCAATGGCTGTGAACATTTATTTGACTGCGTATGACCACTTTGTTCACCTACTGTGACAACCACTTTTCTCAATGCTCCCTCCTTTTAGCAGGTCTGTTCAGTCATCAAGCAGGGGTGTGGCGTTACAGTTCCTCTTGAGTGTTCCTGCCCTCACGTTAGTGGGAGGCATACAGTAGAGAACTAGTGAACAAGGCCAGAATCTGCATCCCCTCAGCACACCACAGGCCAGGATATCCCCTTAGAGGAAACCATTCGTTATCAGTCCAAATTTGCCGGCTCATCTATTTCTGACAATTCCACATTTCCTATTTAATCTAACTGAATTAACCAAATTAGTGATAGCTTTCCAACTGTTGAAAGCAGTTGGCTGTGGGCCAGCGTTTCTGACTGGAGGCCTTGTTCCAAGTTAGTCTGATCATGTATGATCAGCTTCTAACTGGCGAACAGGGTTAGTACTGTTCAAGCTCCTAATAGTAGGCTCACACATCCCCTTTCACAGACACACAGGTTGTTACTGTAAATCTGATTGGATGTTTTTATGCCTTTCTGCAGCACATACTTTTgtggtgttttattttttttattctgtTGTAGCTGTTTGGTGACTGGGAGTCCCAAATGCGGCGAGTCATGAAGATGATTGCAGGAGGAGGCCTCACCATCACTGGCTCGCACCACATGTGTGGGGACTACCTTTAcagtggccacacagtcatgctGACACTCAGCTATCTCTTCATTAAAGAATGTAAGTAGGCTACACAACACTACGGCATAGCCTCTCTTAGTGAAGTCTGTGATGTTTATTTTTTGACTGGAGGAGACAGTCTGTGGTAAACTGTACGAGCTGTTGGAGCTGATGTATGTTCTCTCAACAGGCATACATCTGATTGGTCACATTGACTGAAAGGTATTTTCTGTGTTTCTCGCAGACTCTCCAAAACGGTTCTGGTGGTACCATTTGATCTGCTGGTTGCTATGTGCTGTAGGCCTATTCTGCATTCTCTTGGCTCATGACCACTACTCCATAGATGTGGTGGTGGCTTACTTCATCACCACACGCCTATTCTGGTGGTACCACACCATGGCCAACCAGCAAGTAAGTCTATATTTGGTCACACTTACCAGTGGAATAACCAATGTAATTACCCTGTAATAGACTAGTATTACCTGCATGTTCAACGTGTATCAACAATTAAGGCATGGTGTTGTTCATGAACATTTAACTTGTTTCACAGGTGCTGAAGGAATCATCTCAGAGCAACTTTTTCTCAAGGGTGTGGTGGTACCGAATTTTCCAGTACCTGGAACAGAATGTCACAGGCATCGTCCCTCGGAACTACCAGATGCCGCTGTCATGGCCACCGACCCAATGGAGTCTAGTGAAGTACAGCCGTATTGACACACAGTGCCCGTGACAGCAGgaagtgacccccccccccctcccccccaggaGGACATGATGGTGGGTCTCTTAACAACACTCTTTAAAGTGCCACATCTAATCACAAGAAGATGCCCTATCTATCGAACTTTGATGCTGTTCCATCTCCCTTTAACGCCCTCCTGTAACATACACTCCAGTCCAACTGGCTAGTACTGTGACAACCATCGTTTCAGCCAAAAAATTTCACATTGGAAAACAATCATTCTATCCTCTCGAGGCTACTCTGAAAGTAATGGTTTCCAGTGGGTGGATCGCAAGCATTTCAAAAGTGGGTCCAGATCTATGTCAGCTCGCAACAGGAAATCTATAGTTAAAGGCGAATATCTCCCTCTGTAACCGGTTACTGAAATGTTATTAAATAAACATGTTTGTCACAGCGATTGGGCTGTTCCAAAAGTTTGGTGTTATCATGCTCAGATGTTTTACCAAGTTTTGGTTCAAAATAGCTTTGAGAACTGACCTGTCGTGAAGCAGGAGGTGTTTTTTGTAGTGACTTACATTTTTGTAGTTGTCTAAAATAAGCTTGGCCAAGGTGTAGACTATTTTCTAAGCATATAACAGGTTTATTATTCAAATTAATGCTTTAGATTTTTACAGTTAGGAGACTATAGCAAAAAGGAGAAAATAAATGAGTAACAATATTCCTCAGTGCCTTTCTTGTTGTGATTGTACAGTAAGTGTATCAGTGTCCTCATTAATGTTGACTTGAATGACCGTTTTTAAAGTGCTACATCAGTATTTACACTTGAACAGATAGGAGGGTGTTTAAATGAACCTCATGCTGATCACCGATTACAGCATAGACAGTTGAGCAATTACGACTCCATGACATTTTCTCCCTGTTTCTGAATGTAAAGAATCATGAAATTCTTTTAACCATGTTAGTGTCTTTCCAAGTCAGTCATGtttgcttaaaaaaaaaaaacatttcttatTTTCCATTGATTTATTTATTACATTGATAATTTCTTGTGTTTTTGCTTGGGATATTGGATTGCCATGTAATTTCTTGCCTATTATGCCAAATAGCTGCATTGTTTGGGCTGTCCTTTGACCCAAAGATTAGGTCAGTGTGATGGAGAGGGAGGTTAAAAGCAAGGTTTTATTGAGTGGTCCTGACAATTTCTCAGCTTACTGATGATGACTGACCCaaatgctcctctcctctcaatgTATATGTATACCTCAGAAGTGTCGTGTTAACCAACCAATGAGAAGAGCTGGTTATGGTGTAACCATGGAAGAAATTAATCCAAAAGGAAATAAATAATATTTAGCACACCTTAATCTGcgatt encodes:
- the LOC118368448 gene encoding phosphatidylcholine:ceramide cholinephosphotransferase 1-like; this encodes MKKVAQWSTEDVRQWLTNEGMQEYSEAFLHLDGQGLLQLSKADFQTAPLVLVTSDRGRQLLDKLETLRIEHHIEAHKNGHANGHSILTVINEVNGNKPKSNGLINGFHKERVQIHMPEINRSPFPEEWGKTGVACIYAMVCFVCTTIIISVVHERVPPKEATPPLPDKFFDFFDRVDWAFSICEINGMILVGLWLLQLTLLKYRSIVGRRFFFIVGTLYLYRCITMYITTLPVPGMHFKCSPKLFGDWESQMRRVMKMIAGGGLTITGSHHMCGDYLYSGHTVMLTLSYLFIKEYSPKRFWWYHLICWLLCAVGLFCILLAHDHYSIDVVVAYFITTRLFWWYHTMANQQVLKESSQSNFFSRVWWYRIFQYLEQNVTGIVPRNYQMPLSWPPTQWSLVKYSRIDTQCP